A region from the uncultured Stenotrophomonas sp. genome encodes:
- the cat gene encoding Succinyl-CoA:coenzyme A transferase, producing MSIDRILHPGLRQRIVSAEAAATLINPGETVAMSGFTGSGYPKAVPQFLARRIEQAHGRGEEFRINLLTGASTAPELDGALAKVDGIAMRMPFQSDPDARKRINAGKLDYLDIHLSHVAQHVWFGFYNEIDTAVVEVSAIHADGSLVPSTSVGNNKTWLDLAKKVIIEVNQWQPAGIDGMHDIYYGTALPPHRKPIPLMRGDERIGQTTLRCDPDKIAAVVLTDAPDRNSPFNPPDADSQRIAGHLIEFLKHEVARGRLPANLLPLQSGVGNIPNAVLAGLASSGFRDLEAFTEVIQDGMLDLLKSGVLRYASCTGFALSPAASEAFMRDLDFYRQRIIMRSQEVSNHPELVRRLGCIGMNGMIEADLYGNVNSTHVMGSSIMNGIGGSGDFARNGFLSIFLSSSTAKNGSISSIVPMVSHVDHTEHDVAVIVTEQGLADLRGLPPRKRARALIDNCVHPDFRAQLQDYFDRASRDSYGKHTPHLLNEALSWHQRWLDTGTMKG from the coding sequence ATGTCCATCGACCGCATCCTCCACCCCGGCCTGCGCCAGCGCATCGTTTCGGCCGAGGCCGCCGCCACCTTGATCAACCCCGGCGAAACCGTCGCCATGAGCGGCTTCACCGGTTCCGGCTACCCCAAGGCGGTGCCGCAGTTCTTGGCCCGGCGCATCGAACAGGCGCACGGGCGCGGCGAAGAATTCCGCATCAATCTGCTCACCGGCGCGTCCACCGCGCCGGAGCTGGATGGCGCGCTGGCCAAGGTCGACGGCATCGCCATGCGCATGCCGTTCCAGAGCGACCCGGACGCACGCAAGCGCATCAACGCCGGCAAGCTGGACTATCTGGACATCCACCTCTCGCACGTGGCCCAGCACGTGTGGTTCGGCTTCTACAACGAGATCGACACCGCGGTGGTCGAGGTTTCGGCAATCCATGCCGACGGCTCGCTGGTCCCGTCCACCTCGGTCGGCAACAACAAGACCTGGCTGGACCTTGCGAAGAAGGTGATCATCGAGGTCAACCAGTGGCAGCCGGCCGGCATCGACGGCATGCACGACATCTACTACGGCACCGCGCTGCCGCCACACCGCAAGCCGATCCCGCTGATGCGCGGCGACGAACGCATCGGCCAGACCACGCTGCGCTGCGACCCGGACAAGATCGCCGCAGTCGTGCTGACCGACGCGCCGGACCGCAACAGTCCGTTCAACCCGCCTGATGCCGACAGCCAGCGCATCGCCGGGCACCTGATCGAGTTCCTCAAGCACGAAGTGGCGCGTGGGCGCCTGCCGGCCAACCTGCTGCCGCTGCAGTCCGGCGTGGGCAACATCCCCAACGCGGTGCTGGCCGGGCTGGCCAGCAGCGGTTTCCGCGATCTCGAAGCATTCACCGAGGTGATCCAGGACGGCATGCTCGACCTGCTCAAGTCCGGTGTGCTGCGCTATGCCTCGTGCACCGGCTTCGCGCTCAGCCCGGCGGCCAGCGAGGCGTTCATGCGCGACCTCGACTTCTACCGGCAACGCATCATCATGCGTTCGCAGGAGGTGTCCAACCACCCGGAACTGGTGCGGCGGCTGGGCTGCATCGGCATGAACGGCATGATCGAGGCCGACCTGTACGGCAACGTCAACTCCACCCACGTGATGGGCAGCAGCATCATGAACGGCATCGGCGGCTCGGGCGACTTCGCCCGCAATGGCTTCCTGTCGATCTTCCTGAGCTCGTCCACCGCCAAGAACGGCAGCATCTCCTCGATCGTGCCGATGGTCAGCCACGTCGACCACACCGAGCACGACGTGGCGGTGATCGTCACCGAACAGGGCCTGGCCGACCTGCGCGGGCTGCCGCCACGCAAGCGTGCGCGCGCGTTGATCGACAACTGCGTGCATCCGGATTTCCGCGCGCAGCTGCAGGACTATTTCGACCGCGCCAGCCGTGACAGCTACGGCAAGCACACCCCGCACCTGTTGAACGAGGCCCTGTCCTGGCACCAGCGCTGGCTGGATACCGGCACGATGAAGGGTTAG
- the aroG gene encoding 3-deoxy-D-arabino-heptulosonate-7-phosphate synthase, phenylalanine repressible (Evidence 2a : Function of homologous gene experimentally demonstrated in an other organism; PubMedId : 10425687, 2861143, 6125934, 9298646; Product type e : enzyme) gives MPPHTDDLRIHKLEPLTPPAHLISLLPCDEAASQTVADARAALHRILHGEDDRLAVVVGPCSIHDPAAALDYARRLRPLRDALGGELEIVMRVYFEKPRTTVGWKGLINDPDLDGSFNINKGLRVARGLLRDINTLGLPAGCEFLDTISPQYIADLVAWGAIGARTTESQVHRELASGLSCPVGFKNGTTGDVKIAADAVGAASHPHHFLSVTKEGGSAIVATRGNPDCHVILRGGKVPNFDAASVQAASEVLGKSQLPARLMIDASHANSSKKPENQPQVLEDVAAQMEAGESRIVGVMIESHLVAGRQDLVEGQPLVYGQSITDGCIDWDSTVQVLERLAEAVRGRRRNGLEAAA, from the coding sequence ATGCCTCCCCACACCGACGACCTGCGCATCCACAAGCTCGAACCGCTGACCCCGCCGGCACACCTGATCTCGCTGCTGCCCTGCGACGAGGCGGCCTCGCAGACCGTGGCCGACGCCCGCGCCGCGCTGCACCGCATCCTGCATGGCGAGGACGACCGCCTGGCGGTGGTGGTCGGCCCCTGCTCGATCCACGACCCGGCGGCGGCACTGGACTATGCCCGGCGCCTGCGCCCGCTGCGCGACGCACTGGGCGGCGAGCTGGAAATCGTCATGCGTGTGTACTTCGAGAAGCCGCGCACCACGGTGGGCTGGAAAGGCCTGATCAACGACCCGGACCTGGACGGCAGCTTCAACATCAACAAGGGCCTGCGCGTGGCGCGCGGCTTGCTGCGCGACATCAACACGCTGGGCCTGCCGGCCGGCTGCGAGTTCCTCGACACGATCTCGCCGCAGTACATCGCCGACCTGGTGGCGTGGGGCGCGATTGGCGCGCGCACCACCGAGAGCCAGGTGCACCGCGAGCTGGCCAGCGGCCTATCGTGCCCGGTGGGGTTCAAGAACGGCACCACCGGCGACGTCAAGATCGCCGCCGACGCGGTGGGCGCGGCCTCGCATCCGCATCATTTCCTGTCGGTGACCAAGGAAGGCGGCAGCGCCATCGTCGCCACCCGCGGCAACCCGGACTGCCACGTCATCCTGCGCGGCGGCAAGGTGCCGAACTTCGACGCGGCCAGCGTGCAGGCGGCCAGCGAGGTGCTGGGCAAGTCGCAGCTGCCGGCGCGGCTGATGATCGACGCCAGCCATGCCAACAGCAGCAAGAAGCCGGAGAATCAGCCGCAGGTATTGGAAGACGTCGCCGCGCAGATGGAGGCGGGCGAATCGCGCATCGTCGGGGTGATGATCGAAAGCCATCTCGTTGCCGGCCGGCAGGACCTGGTCGAAGGCCAGCCGCTGGTCTACGGCCAGAGCATCACCGATGGCTGCATCGACTGGGACAGCACCGTGCAGGTGCTGGAGCGGCTGGCCGAGGCGGTGCGCGGGCGGCGCCGCAACGGCCTCGAAGCGGCGGCCTGA
- a CDS encoding conserved exported hypothetical protein (Evidence 4 : Homologs of previously reported genes of unknown function) has protein sequence MKTLPARHGRILRLAGLLALLCYALYLLAGNAFLNSRFGHDVLNRRPEAFAMEWSGGHTFWPGRVTLREVRMRGHVRRMQWSAQADAVHGRIALWPLLRKELQVPWVEADGVAGSLTRAARERPAPPPRPGGWTLDFRRIATGSLRAATLGGWQVTGDGHAEVGFGKQLRGGPMELRPSTLQFDAAQVSRGDIQWLRDARLSSTFTLPRHVSAEHPGLAKLDLLAATLDLHGTAVGLQSTLGGDGRYDFAVLPGNGELQAKLSLARGVLAPGSQLQLRLPLSNVDAQGTHVANQLDLHATADDALHLRATLPDLDGRHPSLDATLDVPGIALPLKDWRERLMTASGEVRAHGHLPSIGGVVALFTQADWMGLEGSGTVDADLKLADGRLLDGSRLQVSDVEARADVLGNRFRGKARAQASIASDAAGNPQSRLDVVMEAFSAAPSDTPGKPYFTGERLRLETLADARLERMKESMRARVRFERARIPELAVFNSHLPNDTLRFAGGSGMLSGDLRLDGDGDVGRGTLRVEGRQVRLAVAGMNLRGDVMLDARLRRGNLRKGEFELGDSSARVRNVAFTEPGGTTHSGWWATLDIDSGRAEWKAPSSASGNLRVRMRDVGFLLAMFADRTDLPAWVGKVVDAGEARLSGKWLWQGKRLVLDQARAQNERFTVDARLALEGPRRHGDLHLKWGILGVGVELQDGNRKYHLRGARQWYDSRPPLLR, from the coding sequence ATGAAAACTCTCCCTGCGCGGCACGGAAGAATCCTGCGATTGGCCGGTTTACTGGCGCTGCTCTGCTATGCGCTGTACCTGCTGGCGGGCAACGCGTTCCTCAACAGTCGCTTCGGCCACGACGTGCTCAACCGCAGGCCGGAGGCGTTCGCGATGGAGTGGAGCGGCGGCCACACTTTCTGGCCGGGGCGGGTGACGCTGCGCGAGGTGCGCATGCGCGGGCACGTGCGGCGCATGCAGTGGTCGGCGCAGGCCGATGCGGTGCATGGGCGCATCGCATTGTGGCCGTTGCTGCGCAAGGAGTTGCAGGTGCCGTGGGTCGAAGCCGATGGTGTCGCCGGTTCGCTCACGCGGGCGGCGCGGGAGCGGCCGGCACCGCCGCCGCGGCCGGGAGGCTGGACGCTGGACTTCCGGCGCATTGCCACCGGCAGCCTGCGCGCGGCCACGCTGGGTGGCTGGCAGGTCACCGGCGATGGCCACGCCGAAGTCGGTTTCGGCAAGCAACTGCGCGGCGGGCCGATGGAACTGCGGCCTTCCACGCTGCAGTTCGACGCGGCGCAGGTGAGCCGCGGTGATATCCAGTGGCTGCGTGATGCGCGCCTGTCCTCCACGTTCACCCTGCCACGGCATGTCTCGGCCGAGCATCCCGGCCTCGCCAAGCTCGACCTGCTCGCCGCGACGCTGGACCTGCACGGCACCGCCGTCGGCCTGCAGTCCACGCTGGGTGGCGATGGCCGTTACGATTTCGCGGTGCTGCCCGGCAATGGCGAACTGCAGGCGAAGCTGTCGCTGGCGCGCGGCGTGCTGGCACCCGGCAGCCAGCTGCAATTGCGCTTGCCATTGTCGAACGTGGATGCGCAAGGCACGCATGTCGCCAACCAGCTCGACCTGCACGCGACGGCGGACGACGCCCTGCACCTACGCGCCACGCTGCCCGACCTGGATGGCCGGCATCCATCGCTCGACGCCACGCTCGACGTGCCCGGCATCGCCTTGCCATTGAAGGATTGGCGCGAACGGCTGATGACGGCCAGTGGCGAAGTGCGCGCGCATGGCCATTTGCCGTCCATCGGTGGCGTGGTCGCGCTGTTCACCCAGGCCGACTGGATGGGACTGGAAGGCAGCGGCACCGTCGATGCCGACCTCAAGCTCGCCGACGGGCGTTTGCTCGATGGCAGCCGTCTGCAGGTGAGCGATGTCGAGGCGCGTGCGGACGTGCTGGGCAACCGTTTCCGCGGCAAGGCGCGCGCGCAGGCGAGCATCGCCAGCGATGCCGCCGGCAACCCGCAGTCGCGGCTGGACGTGGTGATGGAAGCCTTCAGCGCCGCGCCTTCGGATACGCCGGGCAAGCCGTATTTCACCGGCGAACGGCTGCGCCTGGAAACGCTGGCCGACGCACGGCTGGAGCGCATGAAGGAAAGCATGCGGGCGCGGGTGCGCTTCGAGCGCGCGCGCATCCCCGAGCTGGCTGTGTTCAACTCGCACCTGCCCAACGACACGCTGCGCTTTGCCGGTGGCAGCGGCATGCTCAGCGGCGACCTGCGGCTGGACGGTGATGGCGACGTGGGGCGCGGCACGCTGCGCGTCGAGGGCCGGCAGGTGCGGCTGGCGGTGGCCGGCATGAACCTGCGCGGCGACGTGATGCTGGATGCGCGGCTGCGGCGCGGCAACCTGCGCAAGGGCGAGTTCGAACTGGGCGACAGCAGCGCCCGCGTGCGCAACGTCGCCTTCACCGAGCCCGGCGGCACGACCCATTCGGGCTGGTGGGCGACGCTGGACATCGACAGCGGCCGTGCCGAGTGGAAGGCCCCTTCTTCGGCCAGCGGCAACCTGCGGGTGCGCATGCGTGACGTCGGTTTCCTGCTGGCGATGTTCGCCGACCGCACCGACCTGCCGGCGTGGGTCGGCAAGGTGGTCGATGCCGGAGAGGCGAGGCTGAGCGGCAAGTGGCTGTGGCAGGGCAAGCGGCTGGTGCTGGACCAGGCGCGCGCGCAGAACGAACGCTTCACCGTCGATGCGCGGCTGGCGCTGGAAGGCCCGCGCCGGCACGGCGACCTGCACCTGAAGTGGGGCATCCTCGGCGTTGGCGTGGAGCTGCAGGACGGCAACCGCAAGTACCACCTGCGCGGCGCGCGCCAGTGGTATGACAGCCGGCCACCGTTGTTGCGTTGA
- a CDS encoding putative endonuclease containing a URI domain (Evidence 3 : Function proposed based on presence of conserved amino acid motif, structural feature or limited homology), which translates to MTAQWFLYLLECRDGSYYAGISTDVEARFRAHLAGKGARYTRAHPPLRILGMRGYADRAAASRAEWQIKQQPRERKLAWLLRAGCETETP; encoded by the coding sequence ATGACCGCGCAATGGTTCCTGTACCTGCTTGAATGCCGCGACGGCAGCTACTACGCCGGCATCAGCACCGACGTGGAAGCCCGTTTCCGGGCGCACCTTGCCGGCAAGGGCGCGCGCTACACACGCGCGCACCCGCCGCTGCGCATCCTCGGCATGCGTGGGTATGCCGATCGCGCGGCGGCATCGCGCGCCGAGTGGCAGATCAAACAGCAACCACGCGAGCGCAAGCTGGCCTGGCTGCTGCGTGCCGGGTGTGAAACGGAAACCCCATAG